The Nycticebus coucang isolate mNycCou1 chromosome 2, mNycCou1.pri, whole genome shotgun sequence genome includes a window with the following:
- the OGFOD1 gene encoding prolyl 3-hydroxylase OGFOD1 isoform X1 — MNGKRPAEPGPARAGKKGKKGVMAEFSAAVTKEALKKEMAEAWSRRTPFSHEAIVMEMDPFLHCVIPNFIQSQDFLEELRKELLNLDFHEKYNDLYKFQQSDDLKKRREPHISALRKVLFEDFRAWLSDISKIDLESTIDMSCAKYEFTDALLCHDDELEGRRIAFILYLVPSWDKSFGGTLDLYNIDEHFQPKHIVKSLIPSWNKLVFFEVSPVSFHQVSEVLSEENSRLSISGWFHGPSLTRPPNYIEPLVLGSPHIPQDHEILYDWINPTYLDMNYQGQIQEEFEESSEILLKEFLKPEKFAKVCEALEKGDVEWSSRGPPNKRFYEKAEESKLPNVLRDCMELFRSEALFLLLSNFTGLKLHFLAPSEDETDDKKEEEAASAADYTEEGTSHSSSEPENKQAAISNKSQQTGPEPEENETKKELSVPTCQGELRHWKTGHYTLIHDNSKAEFALDLILYCGCEGWEPEYGGFTSYIAKGEDEELLTVNPENNSLALVYRDRETLKFVKHINHRSLEQKKTFPNRTGFWDFSFVYYE; from the exons ATGAATGGGAAACGGCCAGCTGAACCCGGCCCGGCCCGGGcgggaaaaaagggaaagaagggagtgATGGCGGAGTTTTCGGCTGCTGTCACGAAGGAAGCCTTAAAAAAGGAGATGGCAGAGGCCTGGAGCCGAAGGACGCCGTTCAGTCACG AAGCCATTGTCATGGAAATGGACCCCTTTCTTCACTGTGTGATCCCAAACTTCATTCAAAGCCAAGACTTCTTGGAAGAACTTCGGAAGGAACTTTTGAACTTGGACTTCCACGAAAAATATAATGATTTATATAAGTTCCAACAG TCTGATGATttgaagaagagaagagagccTCACATCTCTGCTTTAAG GAAAGTTCTGTTTGAAGATTTCCGGGCCTGGCTTTctgacatttctaaaattgacCTGGAATCAACTATTGACATGTCCTGTGCTAAATATGAATTCACTG ATGCCCTACTCTGCCATGACGATGAGCTGGAAGGGCGCCGGATTGCCTTCATTTTGTACCTGGTTCCTTCCTGGGATAAGAGTTTTGGGGGCACCCTGGACCTCTACAATATTGATG AACACTTTCAGCCGAAGCACATCGTCAAGTCTCTTATCCCTTCATGGAACAAACTGGTCTTCTTTGAAGTGTCTCCAGTATCGTTTCACCAG GTGTCTGAAGTCCTGTCTGAAGAAAACTCACGTTTGTCTATAAGTGGCTGGTTTCATGGTCCTTCACTGACCAGGCCTCCCAACTACATTGAACCCCTTGTACTTGGGAGCCCTCACATCCCGCAAGAT CATGAAATTTTATATGATTGGATCAACCCTACTTATCTGGACATGAACTATCAAGGTCAAATTCAAGAAGAGTTTGAAGaaagttctgaaattctcctcAAGGAGTTTCTTAAG CCTGAGAAATTTGCAAAGGTCTGTGAGGCCCTGGAGAAAGGAGATGTGGAATGGAGCAGCCGGGGTCCCCCTAATAAAAG GTTTTATGAGAAAGCTGAAGAGAGTAAGCTTCCCAATGTACTGAGAGACTGCATGGAGTTATTCCGCTCCGAGGCACTGTTCTTGCTGCTCTCCAACTTCACAGGGCTGAAGCTTCACTTCTTGGCCCCTTCAGAAGATGAGACTGATgacaaaaaagaggaagaagcagccTCTGCTGCTGATTATACTGAAGAAGGGACTAGCCATAGCTCCTCTGAGCCAGAGAATAAGCAGGCAGCCATTAGCAACAAGAGCCAACAGACAGGCCCAGAGCcagaggaaaatgaaacaaagaaag AATTAAGTGTTCCCACATGCCAAGGAGAATTGAGACATTGGAAGACGGGTCACTACACTTTAATCCATGACAATAGCAAGGCTGAATTTGCCCTGGACTTAATTCTGTACTGTGGATGTGAAG GCTGGGAGCCAGAGTACGGTGGCTTTACTTCCTACATTGCTAAAGGTGAAGATGAAGAG CTGCTAACAGTGAATCCAGAAAACAATTCTTTGGCATTGGTCTACAGAGATAGAGAGACTCTGAAATTTGTCAAGCATATTAACCACCGAAGTCTAGAACAAAAGAAAACCTTCCCAAACAGAACAGGTTTTTGGGACTTTTCATTCGTCTATTATGAATGA
- the OGFOD1 gene encoding prolyl 3-hydroxylase OGFOD1 isoform X2, whose product MEMDPFLHCVIPNFIQSQDFLEELRKELLNLDFHEKYNDLYKFQQSDDLKKRREPHISALRKVLFEDFRAWLSDISKIDLESTIDMSCAKYEFTDALLCHDDELEGRRIAFILYLVPSWDKSFGGTLDLYNIDEHFQPKHIVKSLIPSWNKLVFFEVSPVSFHQVSEVLSEENSRLSISGWFHGPSLTRPPNYIEPLVLGSPHIPQDHEILYDWINPTYLDMNYQGQIQEEFEESSEILLKEFLKPEKFAKVCEALEKGDVEWSSRGPPNKRFYEKAEESKLPNVLRDCMELFRSEALFLLLSNFTGLKLHFLAPSEDETDDKKEEEAASAADYTEEGTSHSSSEPENKQAAISNKSQQTGPEPEENETKKELSVPTCQGELRHWKTGHYTLIHDNSKAEFALDLILYCGCEGWEPEYGGFTSYIAKGEDEELLTVNPENNSLALVYRDRETLKFVKHINHRSLEQKKTFPNRTGFWDFSFVYYE is encoded by the exons ATGGAAATGGACCCCTTTCTTCACTGTGTGATCCCAAACTTCATTCAAAGCCAAGACTTCTTGGAAGAACTTCGGAAGGAACTTTTGAACTTGGACTTCCACGAAAAATATAATGATTTATATAAGTTCCAACAG TCTGATGATttgaagaagagaagagagccTCACATCTCTGCTTTAAG GAAAGTTCTGTTTGAAGATTTCCGGGCCTGGCTTTctgacatttctaaaattgacCTGGAATCAACTATTGACATGTCCTGTGCTAAATATGAATTCACTG ATGCCCTACTCTGCCATGACGATGAGCTGGAAGGGCGCCGGATTGCCTTCATTTTGTACCTGGTTCCTTCCTGGGATAAGAGTTTTGGGGGCACCCTGGACCTCTACAATATTGATG AACACTTTCAGCCGAAGCACATCGTCAAGTCTCTTATCCCTTCATGGAACAAACTGGTCTTCTTTGAAGTGTCTCCAGTATCGTTTCACCAG GTGTCTGAAGTCCTGTCTGAAGAAAACTCACGTTTGTCTATAAGTGGCTGGTTTCATGGTCCTTCACTGACCAGGCCTCCCAACTACATTGAACCCCTTGTACTTGGGAGCCCTCACATCCCGCAAGAT CATGAAATTTTATATGATTGGATCAACCCTACTTATCTGGACATGAACTATCAAGGTCAAATTCAAGAAGAGTTTGAAGaaagttctgaaattctcctcAAGGAGTTTCTTAAG CCTGAGAAATTTGCAAAGGTCTGTGAGGCCCTGGAGAAAGGAGATGTGGAATGGAGCAGCCGGGGTCCCCCTAATAAAAG GTTTTATGAGAAAGCTGAAGAGAGTAAGCTTCCCAATGTACTGAGAGACTGCATGGAGTTATTCCGCTCCGAGGCACTGTTCTTGCTGCTCTCCAACTTCACAGGGCTGAAGCTTCACTTCTTGGCCCCTTCAGAAGATGAGACTGATgacaaaaaagaggaagaagcagccTCTGCTGCTGATTATACTGAAGAAGGGACTAGCCATAGCTCCTCTGAGCCAGAGAATAAGCAGGCAGCCATTAGCAACAAGAGCCAACAGACAGGCCCAGAGCcagaggaaaatgaaacaaagaaag AATTAAGTGTTCCCACATGCCAAGGAGAATTGAGACATTGGAAGACGGGTCACTACACTTTAATCCATGACAATAGCAAGGCTGAATTTGCCCTGGACTTAATTCTGTACTGTGGATGTGAAG GCTGGGAGCCAGAGTACGGTGGCTTTACTTCCTACATTGCTAAAGGTGAAGATGAAGAG CTGCTAACAGTGAATCCAGAAAACAATTCTTTGGCATTGGTCTACAGAGATAGAGAGACTCTGAAATTTGTCAAGCATATTAACCACCGAAGTCTAGAACAAAAGAAAACCTTCCCAAACAGAACAGGTTTTTGGGACTTTTCATTCGTCTATTATGAATGA